One Amycolatopsis sp. NBC_00355 genomic window carries:
- a CDS encoding MATE family efflux transporter produces the protein MNVEESERVPAKRVLGLAVPALGVLAAEPLYVLVDTAVVGHLDALSLAGLALGGVVLSQVSSQLTFLSYGTTSRTARLHGAGRRADAVREGVQATWLALFVGLFVLVAGQLLAWPIARVLSGSDEITSAAVSWLRIALFGAPLILVTMAGNGWMRGVQDAVKPLRYVLAGNGISAVLCPALVYWAGLGLEGSAIANVVAQVISASLFFAALVREKVGLRPDFKVMRAQLGLGRDLVLRSLGFQACFVSAAAVAARTSTEAVGAHQVVLQLWVFLSLILDSVAIAAQSLVGAALGAGSARQARGVATQITRYGLLMGCFLGVLFAALSWVLPHAFTSDAGVLAEVPHAWWFFVALQPIAGVVFALDGVLLGAGDAAFLRNATLGSAALGFLPLIWASLGFGWGLTGIWTGLSLFMVLRLVAVLVRWRSGNWAVTGAIRPA, from the coding sequence GTGAACGTGGAGGAGAGCGAGCGGGTCCCGGCCAAGCGGGTGCTGGGGCTGGCCGTGCCGGCGCTGGGCGTGCTGGCCGCCGAGCCGTTGTACGTGCTGGTCGACACGGCGGTCGTCGGCCACCTCGACGCGCTGTCGCTGGCCGGGCTCGCGCTCGGCGGGGTCGTGCTGTCGCAGGTGTCGAGCCAGCTGACGTTCCTGTCGTACGGCACGACGTCGCGCACGGCCCGCCTGCACGGCGCCGGCCGCCGGGCCGACGCCGTACGCGAGGGCGTCCAGGCGACGTGGCTGGCGCTGTTCGTCGGGCTCTTCGTGCTGGTCGCCGGGCAGCTGCTGGCCTGGCCGATCGCGCGGGTGCTCTCGGGCAGTGACGAGATCACGAGCGCCGCGGTGTCGTGGCTGCGGATCGCGTTGTTCGGGGCGCCGCTGATCCTGGTCACCATGGCCGGCAACGGCTGGATGCGCGGAGTGCAGGACGCCGTCAAACCGCTGCGGTACGTGCTGGCGGGCAACGGGATCTCGGCCGTGCTGTGCCCGGCGCTCGTCTACTGGGCCGGGCTCGGCCTGGAGGGCTCGGCGATCGCGAACGTCGTCGCGCAGGTGATCTCAGCGTCGCTGTTCTTCGCAGCCCTGGTGCGCGAGAAGGTGGGCCTGCGGCCGGACTTCAAGGTGATGCGCGCCCAGCTCGGCCTCGGCCGCGACCTGGTGCTGCGCAGCCTCGGGTTCCAGGCGTGCTTCGTCTCGGCGGCGGCCGTCGCGGCCCGGACGTCGACCGAGGCGGTCGGCGCGCACCAGGTGGTGCTGCAGCTGTGGGTGTTCCTCTCGCTGATCCTGGACTCGGTCGCGATCGCGGCGCAGTCCCTGGTCGGGGCCGCGCTCGGCGCCGGCTCGGCGCGGCAGGCGCGCGGCGTCGCCACGCAGATCACCAGGTACGGGCTGCTGATGGGGTGCTTCCTGGGGGTGCTGTTCGCGGCGCTGTCGTGGGTGCTGCCGCACGCCTTCACGTCCGACGCGGGGGTGCTGGCCGAGGTCCCGCACGCGTGGTGGTTCTTCGTGGCGCTGCAACCGATCGCGGGTGTGGTCTTCGCCCTGGACGGCGTGCTGCTGGGCGCGGGCGACGCGGCCTTCCTCCGCAACGCGACGCTCGGCAGCGCGGCCCTGGGCTTCCTCCCGCTGATCTGGGCGTCCCTCGGCTTCGGCTGGGGCCTCACGGGCATCTGGACCGGGCTCTCGCTCTTCATGGTCCTGCGCCTGGTGGCGGTCCTGGTCCGCTGGCGCTCGGGAAACTGGGCGGTCACCGGCGCCATCCGCCCCGCCTGA
- a CDS encoding DHH family phosphoesterase, which yields MTSTLAQDIEAAAALLATATDVTVLGHVRPDADALGSALALGRALLQRGARVRVSFGEPDEAPETLRWLDEDGLLTHPDDLPTTEALLVCVDTPVPKRLGRLAGRVELAGDVLVIDHHATNTFYGTQHVVDESAEASAILVFRVLDAMGVEPDEPIARGLYAGIVTDTSGFRRASPETHRMAARLLEAGVDPEAVVRRIVDERPFAWLPMLSSVLAGAVLEPEAAQGRGFVHAVVGIDAASTVRAEEVESVVDVVRSVREAAVAAVLKQDPANPAQWQISLRSLGIDVSAVAAEFGGGGHRQAAGCTIPGTAEEVLAGLRAALERAPLL from the coding sequence GTGACCTCCACTTTGGCGCAGGACATCGAGGCCGCGGCCGCTCTGCTCGCCACGGCGACCGACGTGACGGTGCTCGGGCACGTCCGTCCCGACGCGGACGCCCTGGGCAGCGCGCTCGCGCTCGGCCGGGCCCTGCTCCAGCGGGGCGCGCGGGTGCGCGTCTCCTTCGGCGAGCCCGACGAAGCGCCCGAGACGCTGCGGTGGCTCGACGAGGACGGCCTGCTCACCCACCCGGACGACCTGCCCACGACCGAGGCGCTGCTGGTGTGCGTCGACACACCGGTGCCGAAGCGGCTGGGCCGGCTCGCCGGGCGCGTCGAGCTGGCCGGTGACGTGCTGGTGATCGACCACCACGCGACCAACACGTTCTACGGCACCCAGCACGTCGTCGACGAGAGCGCCGAGGCCAGCGCGATCCTGGTGTTCCGGGTCCTCGACGCGATGGGCGTCGAGCCGGACGAGCCGATCGCGCGCGGGCTCTACGCCGGGATCGTCACCGACACCAGCGGGTTCCGCCGGGCGAGCCCGGAGACGCACCGGATGGCGGCGCGGCTGCTGGAGGCGGGTGTCGACCCCGAGGCGGTGGTGCGGCGGATCGTCGACGAGCGCCCGTTCGCGTGGCTGCCGATGCTGTCGTCGGTGCTGGCCGGCGCCGTGCTCGAGCCGGAAGCCGCGCAGGGCAGGGGTTTTGTGCACGCGGTCGTCGGGATCGACGCCGCGAGCACGGTGCGGGCCGAGGAGGTCGAGTCGGTCGTCGACGTCGTCCGCTCGGTGCGCGAGGCGGCCGTGGCGGCGGTCCTCAAGCAGGACCCGGCGAACCCCGCGCAGTGGCAGATCTCGTTGCGCTCCCTCGGGATCGACGTCTCCGCGGTGGCCGCGGAGTTCGGCGGCGGCGGGCACCGGCAGGCCGCTGGGTGCACCATCCCGGGCACCGCCGAGGAGGTCCTGGCCGGCCTGCGGGCCGCGCTGGAGCGGGCGCCCCTGCTCTAG
- a CDS encoding TRM11 family SAM-dependent methyltransferase produces MSEYVILVHPSANRVYAASSPALLRAELAVFGTALTAELSGIEDVELGGVGYVRFTSSAPLGERDLALLSNLSSLYALFELDGDVLRPVKVTPLAKADSDLLTIQKYAGKTNESFTKLLLNVTLLATADPASDKPRYLLDPLCGRGTTLNQAIMYGLHATGLDVDAKDFEAYEAFIKTWLRNKRVKHTAESGVLRRNKARLGRRLDIEYAMTKEDYKAGDTRKLVYFNADTLTTDEVLRANSADVIVTDAPYGVQHGSHREAGLQRSPRDLLAAAIPVWTRVLKPGGALGISWNTTVLPREELVAILEKAGLDVREGGPYDEFAHRVDQAILRDLVVAAKPTS; encoded by the coding sequence ATGTCCGAGTACGTGATCCTGGTCCACCCGTCCGCCAACCGGGTCTACGCCGCCTCCTCCCCCGCGCTGCTGCGCGCCGAGCTGGCGGTGTTCGGCACGGCCCTGACGGCCGAGCTGTCCGGGATCGAGGACGTCGAGCTCGGCGGCGTCGGCTACGTCCGCTTCACCAGCTCCGCGCCGCTCGGCGAGCGCGACCTCGCGCTGCTGTCGAACCTGTCGTCGTTGTACGCGCTGTTCGAGCTGGACGGCGACGTGCTGCGCCCGGTGAAGGTGACGCCGCTCGCGAAGGCCGACTCGGACCTGCTGACCATCCAGAAGTACGCGGGCAAGACCAACGAGTCGTTCACCAAGCTGCTGCTGAACGTGACGCTGCTGGCCACCGCGGACCCCGCCTCGGACAAGCCGCGGTACCTGCTCGACCCGCTGTGCGGCCGCGGCACCACGCTCAACCAGGCGATCATGTACGGCCTGCACGCCACCGGCCTGGACGTCGACGCCAAGGACTTCGAGGCGTACGAGGCGTTCATCAAGACGTGGCTGCGGAACAAGCGTGTGAAGCACACGGCGGAGTCCGGCGTGCTGCGCCGCAACAAGGCCCGCCTCGGCCGCCGCCTCGACATCGAGTACGCGATGACCAAAGAGGACTACAAGGCGGGCGACACCCGCAAGCTCGTGTACTTCAACGCGGACACGCTGACGACGGACGAGGTCCTGCGTGCGAACTCCGCCGACGTGATCGTCACGGACGCCCCGTACGGCGTCCAGCACGGCAGCCATCGCGAAGCGGGCCTGCAGCGCAGCCCGCGCGACCTGCTGGCGGCGGCGATCCCGGTGTGGACCCGGGTCCTCAAGCCGGGCGGCGCGCTCGGCATCTCGTGGAACACCACCGTCCTGCCCCGCGAAGAGCTGGTCGCGATCCTGGAGAAGGCCGGCCTCGACGTCCGCGAAGGCGGCCCGTACGACGAGTTCGCCCACCGGGTGGACCAAGCCATCCTCCGCGACCTCGTCGTAGCCGCCAAGCCCACGTCCTGA
- a CDS encoding GNAT family N-acetyltransferase: MPESVWVAQSDPRVRPLLADLAREYSTRYHRVLADVHFELREYPAEHFAPPHGGLLVLLQEQRAVAGGAFQRYDDDTAELKRIWTHRAHRGRGLGRRVVAELETEIALRGYTRIHLTTGPNQPEARALYLATGYTPHFDVDAVPTTRLRFSKALPAPVGSR, translated from the coding sequence ATGCCCGAATCCGTCTGGGTCGCCCAGTCAGATCCGCGGGTCCGGCCGTTGCTCGCCGACCTGGCCCGTGAATATTCGACGCGCTACCACCGCGTGCTCGCCGACGTCCATTTCGAACTCCGCGAATACCCGGCGGAGCATTTCGCGCCGCCGCATGGCGGATTGCTGGTGCTGCTCCAGGAACAGCGGGCCGTCGCGGGCGGCGCTTTCCAGCGCTACGACGACGACACCGCCGAGCTCAAGCGGATCTGGACGCACCGCGCGCACCGCGGCCGGGGGCTCGGCCGGCGGGTCGTCGCCGAACTGGAGACCGAAATCGCGCTCCGCGGGTACACCCGGATCCACCTGACCACCGGCCCGAACCAGCCCGAGGCCCGCGCGCTCTACCTGGCCACCGGGTACACGCCGCACTTCGACGTCGACGCCGTCCCCACCACCCGGCTGCGGTTCTCGAAAGCGCTTCCCGCGCCCGTGGGATCACGATGA
- a CDS encoding amino acid ABC transporter permease, with protein sequence MTSDVGTRPAPLVAPEESLKIVPARHPLTWVAAAVVAVLVAMAGHALVTNKAFDWPTFAKYLFQKSVLDAVLLTLELTAFGVVAGFLLGTVLALMRISRNPLLRAVAWTYTWIFRSVPLILQLLFWYNLAILYNEISFGVPFGPSFVSVGTMSLIPPFLAAGLGLALHQGAYASEIVRAGFLSVDAGQREAAAALGIPAGRQFRRIVLPQAMRTIVPTAANEIVGLLKATSQVYVMALPELFYQVQVIYTRSGRVIPLLLVATFWYLALTSVLSVAQFYVERYYARGALRTLPRTPLQRLRAVWGRA encoded by the coding sequence ATGACCAGCGACGTCGGGACCCGGCCCGCGCCCCTCGTGGCGCCCGAGGAGTCGCTGAAGATCGTGCCCGCGCGGCACCCGCTGACCTGGGTGGCAGCCGCGGTCGTCGCGGTGCTGGTCGCGATGGCGGGCCACGCGCTGGTGACCAACAAGGCGTTCGACTGGCCCACTTTCGCGAAGTACCTGTTCCAGAAATCGGTCCTCGACGCCGTGCTGCTCACCCTGGAACTGACGGCGTTCGGCGTGGTCGCCGGATTCCTGCTCGGCACCGTGCTCGCGCTCATGCGCATTTCCCGGAATCCGCTGCTGCGCGCGGTCGCCTGGACCTACACGTGGATCTTCCGGTCCGTGCCGCTCATTCTCCAGCTGCTGTTCTGGTACAACCTCGCGATCCTCTACAACGAGATCTCCTTCGGCGTCCCGTTCGGGCCGTCGTTCGTCTCGGTCGGCACGATGAGCCTCATCCCGCCGTTCCTCGCGGCCGGGCTCGGGCTCGCGCTGCACCAGGGCGCGTACGCCTCGGAGATCGTCCGCGCCGGGTTCCTCTCGGTGGACGCCGGCCAGCGCGAGGCCGCCGCGGCGCTCGGCATCCCGGCCGGGCGGCAGTTCCGCCGGATCGTGCTGCCGCAGGCGATGCGCACGATCGTGCCGACCGCCGCCAACGAGATCGTCGGCCTGCTGAAAGCCACCTCGCAGGTCTACGTGATGGCACTGCCGGAGCTGTTCTACCAGGTCCAGGTCATCTACACCCGCAGCGGCCGGGTCATCCCGCTGCTGCTGGTGGCCACCTTCTGGTACCTCGCGCTGACGTCGGTGCTCTCGGTCGCCCAGTTCTACGTCGAGCGGTACTACGCTCGCGGCGCGCTCCGCACTTTGCCGCGGACCCCGCTGCAGCGCCTGCGCGCGGTCTGGGGGCGGGCATGA
- a CDS encoding amino acid ABC transporter ATP-binding protein, with amino-acid sequence MSAEFMVDVRGVHKSFGPLTVLDGVDLQVRHGEVTVLLGPSGSGKSTLLRLINHLERADRGFISVGGELMGYRRAGDRLHELKEREILKQRTRIGFVFQNFNLFGHLSVLDNVVEAPISAQRRPRGEAEVHARELLDRVGLADKAGEYPRRLSGGQQQRVAIARALALEPDVLLFDEPTSALDPELVGEVLAVIRDLAKSGTTMVVVTHELGFAREVADTVVFLDAGRVVEQGPPEAVLDHPQHARTRAFVEKVL; translated from the coding sequence ATGAGCGCGGAGTTCATGGTGGACGTCCGGGGCGTGCACAAGAGTTTCGGCCCGCTGACCGTGCTCGACGGCGTCGATCTGCAAGTGCGCCACGGCGAGGTGACCGTCCTGTTGGGACCGTCCGGGTCCGGCAAGTCGACGCTGCTGCGGCTGATCAACCACCTGGAGCGGGCCGACCGCGGGTTCATCAGCGTCGGCGGCGAGCTCATGGGCTACCGCCGGGCCGGCGACCGGCTCCACGAGCTCAAGGAACGCGAGATCCTCAAGCAGCGCACCCGGATCGGGTTCGTCTTCCAGAACTTCAACCTGTTCGGCCACCTGAGCGTGCTGGACAACGTCGTCGAGGCGCCGATCTCGGCGCAACGCCGGCCGCGCGGCGAGGCCGAGGTCCACGCCCGCGAACTGCTGGACCGGGTCGGGCTCGCCGACAAGGCGGGCGAGTACCCGCGGCGGCTCTCCGGCGGCCAGCAGCAGCGCGTCGCGATCGCGCGGGCGCTGGCCCTCGAACCGGACGTCCTGCTGTTCGACGAGCCGACCTCGGCGCTGGACCCCGAACTCGTCGGCGAGGTCCTCGCGGTCATCCGGGACCTCGCGAAATCGGGGACGACGATGGTCGTCGTCACCCACGAACTGGGCTTCGCCCGCGAAGTCGCCGACACCGTGGTGTTCCTCGACGCCGGCCGCGTCGTCGAACAGGGCCCGCCCGAAGCCGTCCTCGATCACCCCCAGCACGCCCGCACCCGCGCCTTCGTGGAGAAAGTCCTGTGA
- a CDS encoding ABC transporter substrate-binding protein: protein MTKSKLRVLLLASVFALTACGSPEAATEPAAQPGGVNITANQNRVRADKVDAIAALVPAAIRARGTLVVGTTGNGTPPLSFRADDDKTVIGVEPDVASLVADVLGLKLDLQATSWENLFLSVDNGQYDSGFSNITVTEERKDKYDFATYRKDTIAFEVRGDKNIAVREAKDIAGLTVGVGAGTNQEQILLRWDQQNKSAGLAPVKFQYYQATSDYYLALQSGRIDAYVGPNPTSAYHVAVEGKTKIVGTVSGGGTIEADIAAMTKKDNGLVKALQQALGTVLGNGKYAEVLKRWNLASEALPASEVNPRGLPRK, encoded by the coding sequence ATGACAAAGTCGAAACTGCGCGTCCTCCTGCTCGCCTCGGTCTTCGCGCTCACCGCGTGCGGTAGTCCCGAAGCGGCCACGGAACCGGCGGCCCAGCCCGGCGGCGTCAACATCACCGCCAACCAGAACCGCGTGCGGGCCGACAAGGTCGACGCGATCGCCGCGCTCGTCCCGGCGGCGATCCGGGCGCGCGGCACGCTGGTCGTCGGCACCACCGGCAACGGCACGCCGCCGTTGTCGTTCCGCGCGGACGACGACAAGACGGTCATCGGTGTCGAGCCGGACGTCGCGTCGCTCGTCGCCGACGTCCTCGGCCTGAAGCTCGACCTGCAGGCCACCTCGTGGGAGAACCTGTTCCTCTCCGTCGACAACGGCCAGTACGACAGCGGGTTCTCGAACATCACGGTGACCGAGGAGCGCAAGGACAAGTACGACTTCGCGACCTACCGCAAGGACACGATCGCGTTCGAGGTGCGGGGCGACAAGAACATCGCGGTGCGCGAGGCGAAGGACATCGCCGGGCTCACCGTCGGCGTGGGCGCCGGGACGAACCAGGAGCAGATCCTGCTGCGCTGGGACCAGCAGAACAAGTCCGCCGGGCTGGCCCCGGTGAAGTTCCAGTACTACCAGGCGACCTCGGACTACTACCTGGCGCTGCAGTCGGGCCGGATCGACGCCTACGTCGGGCCCAACCCGACGTCGGCCTACCACGTCGCGGTGGAGGGCAAGACGAAGATCGTCGGCACGGTGTCCGGCGGCGGCACGATCGAGGCCGACATCGCGGCGATGACCAAGAAGGACAACGGGCTGGTCAAGGCCCTGCAGCAGGCCCTCGGCACGGTGCTCGGGAACGGGAAGTACGCCGAGGTCCTCAAGCGCTGGAACCTGGCTTCGGAGGCCTTGCCGGCGTCGGAGGTCAACCCGCGGGGGCTGCCCCGCAAGTGA
- a CDS encoding SPFH domain-containing protein — protein sequence MFGYRVPAPNEAMLISGGKTSKGASPFRVVTGHGAFVMPVFRKVRFLTLSMCEAEVTEVCVTKQAIALTVRAVIAFKVGNDTESIVNAGQRFLSDQDQMSVLTGRIFSGHLRSIIGSMTVEEIITERQKLATEVLDGSAVEMAKIGLSVDALQIQSIDDMKLGYIAAMAAPHNAAIQRDAQIAQAVANKKAAEAEQESQRTQAAYVRQTSIVQAQYRAEVEAAQAEASQAGPLAQAKAQQEVIDARTELAQREAELRQQQLVAEVIKPADAEAERIRILAVADAEKMRVQAEAAASNNRVALDRMLIDQLPLIVKEAGRGLAGANVNILNGADGLGEMAAGLVGQGLSILDSVKRGLSTPPVPAPAVSPESNGKAITAKPGEVTQS from the coding sequence ATGTTCGGTTATCGCGTGCCGGCCCCCAACGAGGCGATGCTCATTTCGGGCGGCAAGACCAGCAAGGGCGCGTCGCCGTTCCGGGTCGTCACCGGCCACGGCGCGTTTGTCATGCCGGTGTTCCGGAAAGTCCGGTTCCTGACGCTTTCGATGTGCGAAGCCGAAGTGACCGAAGTATGCGTGACGAAACAGGCCATCGCGCTGACCGTGCGGGCGGTGATCGCGTTCAAGGTCGGCAACGACACCGAGAGCATCGTCAACGCCGGTCAGCGGTTCCTCTCCGACCAGGACCAGATGTCCGTGCTGACCGGCCGGATCTTCTCCGGCCACCTGCGCTCGATCATCGGGTCGATGACGGTCGAGGAGATCATCACCGAGCGGCAGAAGCTGGCGACCGAGGTGCTGGACGGCTCGGCGGTGGAAATGGCGAAGATCGGCCTGTCGGTCGACGCCCTGCAGATCCAGTCGATCGACGACATGAAGCTCGGCTACATCGCCGCGATGGCCGCGCCGCACAACGCCGCCATCCAGCGGGACGCGCAGATCGCGCAGGCCGTGGCGAACAAGAAGGCGGCCGAGGCCGAGCAGGAGTCGCAGCGGACGCAGGCGGCGTACGTCCGGCAGACGTCGATCGTGCAGGCGCAGTACCGCGCCGAGGTCGAGGCGGCTCAGGCCGAGGCGTCGCAGGCCGGGCCGCTCGCCCAGGCGAAGGCGCAGCAGGAGGTCATCGACGCGCGGACCGAGCTGGCCCAGCGCGAGGCGGAGCTGCGCCAGCAGCAGTTGGTGGCCGAGGTCATCAAGCCGGCCGACGCGGAGGCCGAGCGGATCCGCATCCTGGCCGTGGCCGACGCCGAGAAGATGCGCGTGCAGGCGGAAGCGGCGGCGTCGAACAACCGCGTCGCGCTCGACCGGATGCTCATCGACCAGCTGCCGCTGATCGTCAAGGAGGCCGGGCGCGGCCTGGCCGGCGCGAACGTCAACATCCTCAACGGCGCCGACGGCCTGGGCGAGATGGCCGCGGGCCTCGTCGGCCAGGGACTGTCCATCCTGGACTCCGTGAAGCGCGGGCTGAGCACGCCGCCCGTTCCCGCACCCGCGGTTTCCCCCGAGAGCAACGGAAAAGCCATCACCGCGAAGCCCGGCGAAGTGACCCAGTCCTGA
- a CDS encoding TetR/AcrR family transcriptional regulator: MTVEQRPLRADARRNREALVAAAREVFGAKGVDAPLDEIARRAEVAIGTLYNRFPTRADLVEAAFLPTLEEAQAISDEALACADPWEGFVLYLERSVRMQVTDRGFTEVCSRTFDPASALEKAKRANGSRMDRIVKRAQDAGALRPDFRTLDLAVVFAAATASPDWRRGLALVLDGLRAPAAHPLP; this comes from the coding sequence GTGACGGTGGAGCAGCGCCCCTTGCGCGCGGACGCCCGGCGCAACCGCGAGGCGCTGGTGGCGGCTGCGCGGGAGGTGTTCGGCGCCAAGGGCGTCGACGCCCCGCTGGACGAGATCGCCCGCCGCGCCGAGGTCGCGATCGGCACCCTCTACAACCGCTTCCCGACCCGCGCCGACCTCGTCGAGGCCGCGTTCCTGCCGACGCTGGAGGAGGCGCAGGCGATCAGCGACGAGGCCCTCGCCTGTGCGGACCCGTGGGAGGGCTTCGTGCTCTACCTCGAGCGCTCGGTGCGGATGCAGGTGACCGACCGCGGTTTCACCGAGGTGTGCTCACGGACGTTCGATCCGGCGTCAGCACTCGAAAAAGCCAAGCGCGCCAACGGTTCCCGGATGGACCGGATCGTCAAGCGGGCGCAGGACGCCGGCGCGCTGCGGCCGGACTTCCGCACCCTCGACCTCGCCGTGGTGTTCGCCGCGGCGACGGCGTCCCCGGACTGGCGGCGCGGGCTCGCCCTGGTCCTCGACGGCCTGCGGGCCCCGGCCGCCCACCCGTTGCCGTGA
- a CDS encoding class I SAM-dependent methyltransferase: protein MNDWLADTRTSYDTVASSYAGIVRDAVTTQPYLRAALALFAEQAGGPVVDVGCGPGHFTAHLASLGLDASGVDLSPSMIELAREAYPGVRFEVGSMTDLPLPDTSVAGVLASWSLIHIPDDAVPGVLGHFHRVLRPGGRLMIGYHVGDESTLKTRGYGGHPMKVHIHRRRPERVGALVRDAGFEIEAEWLMAPDDDVPQAILFARRPAVVSG from the coding sequence GTGAACGACTGGCTCGCGGACACCCGCACGTCGTACGACACGGTGGCGTCGAGCTACGCCGGCATCGTGCGTGACGCCGTCACGACCCAGCCGTACCTGCGGGCGGCGCTCGCGCTGTTCGCCGAGCAGGCCGGCGGCCCGGTCGTGGACGTCGGCTGCGGTCCGGGGCACTTCACCGCCCACCTGGCTTCCCTCGGCCTGGACGCGTCCGGCGTCGACCTCTCGCCGTCGATGATCGAGCTGGCCCGCGAGGCGTACCCCGGCGTCCGGTTCGAGGTGGGCTCGATGACGGACCTGCCGCTGCCGGACACCTCCGTCGCGGGGGTGCTCGCGTCCTGGTCGCTGATCCACATCCCGGACGACGCGGTCCCCGGCGTGCTGGGCCACTTCCACCGGGTGCTGCGCCCGGGCGGCCGGCTGATGATCGGCTACCACGTCGGCGACGAGTCCACGCTGAAGACCCGGGGCTACGGCGGCCACCCGATGAAGGTGCACATCCACCGCCGCCGCCCGGAGCGGGTGGGCGCGCTCGTGCGCGACGCGGGGTTCGAGATCGAGGCGGAATGGCTGATGGCCCCGGACGATGACGTTCCCCAAGCGATCCTGTTCGCCCGCCGCCCCGCGGTCGTGAGTGGTTAG
- a CDS encoding helix-turn-helix transcriptional regulator has protein sequence MTGRSDARLRELVLLRRVRDRIDRDYAQPLDVEALARGVHLSAGHLSREFRAAFGESPYSYLMTRRIERAMTLLRRGDLSVTEVCFEVGCSSLGTFSTRFSELVGLSPSAYKRLAAGDGEGIPTCLAKQVMRPIRNREATPTRPHLS, from the coding sequence GTGACCGGCAGATCAGACGCGCGCCTGCGCGAACTCGTGCTGCTGCGCCGCGTCCGCGACCGGATCGACCGGGACTACGCGCAGCCGCTGGACGTCGAGGCGCTGGCGCGCGGCGTCCACCTCTCGGCGGGGCACCTGAGCCGCGAGTTCCGCGCCGCCTTCGGCGAGTCGCCCTACAGCTACCTGATGACCCGGCGCATCGAGCGGGCGATGACCCTGCTGCGCCGGGGTGACCTCTCGGTCACCGAGGTCTGCTTCGAGGTCGGCTGCTCGTCGCTCGGGACGTTCAGCACGCGGTTCTCCGAACTGGTCGGCCTCTCTCCGAGCGCCTACAAGCGCCTGGCGGCGGGCGACGGCGAGGGGATCCCCACCTGTCTCGCCAAGCAGGTCATGCGGCCGATCAGGAATCGAGAAGCGACGCCCACTCGCCCCCACTTATCGTGA
- a CDS encoding VOC family protein, with protein MNLIIQHTFLPADDPEKSLAFYRDALGFEVRNDVGYGDMRWITVGPPDQPHTSIVLHPPAADPGLTDDERRTIAELMAKGSYASIVLASADLAGTFDQVQASGADVVQEPMDQPYGVRDCAFRDPAGNMVRISQLG; from the coding sequence ATGAACCTCATCATCCAGCACACGTTCCTCCCCGCCGACGACCCGGAGAAGTCGCTGGCGTTCTACCGTGACGCGCTGGGCTTCGAGGTGCGCAACGACGTCGGGTACGGGGACATGCGCTGGATCACGGTCGGCCCGCCCGACCAGCCGCACACGTCGATCGTGCTGCACCCGCCGGCCGCCGACCCGGGTCTCACCGACGACGAGCGCCGCACGATCGCCGAGCTGATGGCCAAGGGCAGCTACGCGTCGATCGTGCTGGCGTCCGCGGACCTGGCGGGCACGTTCGACCAGGTCCAGGCGAGCGGCGCCGATGTCGTCCAGGAGCCGATGGACCAGCCCTACGGCGTCCGCGACTGCGCGTTCCGGGACCCGGCGGGGAACATGGTCCGCATCAGCCAGCTGGGGTGA
- a CDS encoding alpha/beta hydrolase, giving the protein MLTRRGLLAGSALALLAGCSSAPSGPPPGPPATAPPTGPTPLSAPVTVQRMRSTARGTDVDLVLITPEGVPASGLPVCLALHGRGARARTFLDLGVPEALTKAVRAGVPPFAIAAPDGDHYWVDVGDQDDPQRMLSDELPVWLTQRDLKAPAAVFGISMGGFGALRFARAHPDLKATAVASAALFVSWPDARARKVFADEATWRAEEPLLHPGDVRGADLGVWCGESDPFLGADRKLVKAVSPAVARFSPGKHEDAYWRGVLPDVLEFAGRRLTPAG; this is encoded by the coding sequence GTGCTCACTCGTCGTGGCCTGCTCGCCGGCAGCGCACTCGCGCTGCTGGCGGGCTGCTCGTCGGCTCCGTCCGGGCCGCCCCCCGGGCCGCCCGCGACGGCACCGCCGACCGGCCCGACGCCCCTGAGCGCGCCCGTCACCGTGCAGCGGATGCGCTCGACGGCCCGCGGCACCGACGTCGATCTGGTCCTCATCACCCCCGAAGGTGTCCCGGCCTCAGGCTTGCCGGTGTGCCTGGCCCTGCACGGCCGCGGCGCCCGCGCCCGGACGTTCCTCGACCTCGGCGTCCCCGAAGCGCTGACCAAGGCCGTCCGCGCGGGCGTCCCGCCGTTCGCGATCGCCGCACCCGACGGTGACCACTACTGGGTGGACGTCGGCGACCAGGACGACCCACAGCGGATGCTGTCCGACGAACTCCCCGTCTGGCTTACCCAGCGCGACCTCAAAGCGCCCGCGGCCGTGTTCGGCATCTCGATGGGCGGCTTCGGCGCCCTCCGCTTCGCCCGCGCCCACCCGGACCTGAAGGCGACGGCCGTGGCGAGCGCCGCTCTGTTCGTGAGCTGGCCGGATGCCCGCGCCCGCAAGGTGTTCGCCGACGAGGCCACCTGGCGCGCGGAGGAGCCGCTGCTGCACCCGGGGGACGTCCGAGGCGCGGACCTGGGCGTCTGGTGCGGGGAGTCGGACCCGTTCCTGGGGGCGGACCGCAAGCTGGTGAAGGCCGTGTCCCCGGCCGTGGCGCGGTTCTCGCCGGGCAAGCACGAAGACGCCTACTGGCGCGGGGTGCTGCCCGACGTGCTCGAGTTCGCCGGCCGGCGGCTCACCCCAGCTGGCTGA